One window from the genome of Glycine soja cultivar W05 chromosome 12, ASM419377v2, whole genome shotgun sequence encodes:
- the LOC114380049 gene encoding phytosulfokine receptor 2-like, with product MVLLRCFSVTLLQWCFLACLLCLSLGLNNNNNQALSCDPHDLSALKEFAGNLTSGSIITAWSNDTVCCNWLGVVCANVTGAAGGTVASRVTKLILPEMGLNGTISPSLAQLDQLNLLNLSFNHLKGVLPVEFSKLKLLKYLDVSHNMLSGPAAGALSGLQSIEVLNISSNLLTGALFPFGEFPHLLALNVSNNSFTGRFSSQICRAPKDLHTLDLSVNHFDGGLEGLDNCATSLQRLHLDSNAFAGSLPDSLYSMSALEELTVCANNLSGQLTKHLSKLSNLKTLVVSGNRFSGEFPNVFGNLLQLEELQAHANSFSGPLPSTLALCSKLRVLDLRNNSLSGPIGLNFTGLSNLQTLDLATNHFIGPLPTSLSYCRELKVLSLARNGLTGSVPENYANLTSLLFVSFSNNSIENLSGAVSVLQQCKNLTTLILSKNFHGEEISESVTVGFESLMILALGNCGLKGHIPSWLFNCRKLAVLDLSWNHLNGSVPSWIGQMDSLFYLDFSNNSLTGEIPIGLTELKGLMCANCNRENLAAFAFIPLFVKRNTSVSGLQYNQASSFPPSILLSNNILSGNIWPEIGQLKALHALDLSRNNITGTIPSTISEMENLESLDLSYNDLSGEIPPSFNNLTFLSKFSVAHNHLDGPIPTGGQFLSFPSSSFEGNQGLCREIDSPCKIVNNTSPNNSSGSSKKRGRSNVLGITISIGIGLALLLAIILLRLSKRNDDKSMDNFDEELNSRPHRSSEALVSSKLVLFQNSDCKDLTVADLLKSTNNFNQANIIGCGGFGLVYKAYLPNGTKAAIKRLSGDCGQMEREFQAEVEALSRAQHKNLVSLKGYCRHGNERLLIYSYLENGSLDYWLHECVDESSALKWDSRLKIAQGAARGLAYLHKGCEPFIVHRDVKSSNILLDDKFEAHLADFGLSRLLQPYDTHVTTDLVGTLGYIPPEYSQTLTATFRGDVYSFGVVLLELLTGRRPVEVIKGKNCRNLMSWVYQMKSENKEQEIFDPAIWHKDHEKQLLEVLAIACKCLNQDPRQRPSIEVVVSWLDSVRFAGSQQ from the coding sequence ATGGTGCTGTTAAGATGTTTCTCAGTGACACTTTTGCAGTGGTGTTTCTTGGCTTGCTTACTTTGCTTGTCACTAGggcttaataataataataatcaagcCCTATCTTGTGACCCTCATGATTTATCAGCTCTGAAGGAGTTTGCTGGCAACCTTACAAGTGGCTCTATCATCACAGCATGGTCCAATGACACTGTCTGCTGCAATTGGCTTGGAGTTGTTTGTGCTAATGTGACTGGTGCTGCTGGTGGAACAGTGGCTAGTAGAGTGACCAAGTTGATCCTTCCCGAAATGGGTCTCAATGGTACAATTTCACCCTCTTTGGCACAGCTAGATCAGCTCAATTTGCTGAATCTTTCATTCAATCATCTTAAGGGTGTTTTGCCTGTGGAGTTCTCCAAATTGAAGCTGTTGAAGTATCTTGATGTGAGCCATAACATGCTGTCTGGACCTGCTGCTGGAGCTCTTTCTGGTTTGCAATCCATTGAAGTGTTGAATATTTCTAGCAATTTACTTACTGGAGCTCTCTTCCCTTTTGGGGAATTCCCTCATCTCCTTGCTCTCAATGTGAGTAACAATTCATTCACTGGCAGATTCAGTTCACAAATTTGCAGGGCCCCCAAGGATCTTCACACCCTTGATTTGTCTGTAAATCATTTTGATGGTGGTCTTGAAGGCTTGGACAACTGCGCCACTTCTCTCCAAAGGCTGCATTTGGATTCCAATGCATTTGCTGGCTCTCTTCCAGATTCCTTGTATTCAATGTCAGCCTTGGAGGAACTCACAGTCTGTGCCAACAATTTATCTGGCCAGTTAACCAAGCATCTAAGTAAGCTCTCTAACCTAAAAACTTTGGTGGTTTCTGGGAACAGGTTTTCTGGGGAATTCCCAAATGTGTTTGGGAACCTTTTGCAGCTAGAAGAATTACAAGCACATGCCAATTCATTTTCTGGACCCTTGCCTTCCACCTTGGCTTTATGCTCTAAGCTTAGGGTGCTTGATCTTAGAAATAATTCCTTGTCAGGGCCAATTGGTCTTAATTTCACTGGCTTGTCTAATCTTCAAACACTTGACCTTGCTACTAATCATTTCATTGGACCCCTTCCAACTTCCCTGTCCTATTGCCGAGAATTGAAAGTTTTAAGCCTTGCTAGGAATGGTTTAACTGGTTCTGTCCCTGAAAACTATGCCAACCTCACTTCACTTTTGTTTGTATCCTTCTCAAACAACAGCATTGAGAACTTATCTGGGGCAGTGTCTGTTCTGCAGCAGTGCAAAAATCTCACCACCCTTATCCTCTCTAAGAATTTCCATGGTGAGGAAATTTCAGAAAGTGTGACCGTAGGATTTGAGAGTCTTATGATTTTAGCACTTGGGAATTGTGGTCTTAAAGGCCATATTCCTTCTTGGTTATTCAATTGCAGGAAGTTGGCAGTTCTTGATTTGTCTTGGAACCATTTGAATGGTAGTGTTCCTTCTTGGATTGGTCAGATGGACAGCTTGTTCTATTTGGATTTCTCAAATAATTCTCTCACAGGAGAAATACCAATAGGTCTGACAGAGTTGAAGGGCCTCATGTGTGCAAACTGTAATAGAGAAAATCTTGCTGCTTTTGCATTCATTCCTCTCTTTGTTAAGAGAAACACAAGTGTAAGTGGACTGCAATATAACCAGGCCTCAAGTTTCCCTCCTTCAATTCTCTTGAGCAATAACATATTGAGTGGAAATATATGGCCTGAAATTGGTCAATTGAAAGCACTGCATGCCTTGGATTTAAGCAGGAACAACATCACTGGTACCATTCCTAGCACAATTTCAGAGATGGAGAACTTGGAATCATTAGATTTGTCTTATAATGATCTTTCTGGAGAAATTCCTCCATCATTTAACAACCTCACATTCTTGTCAAAGTTCAGTGTGGCACATAATCACTTAGATGGACCAATTCCAACTGGAGGGCAGTTTTTAAGCTTCCCTAGTTCAAGTTTCGAGGGCAACCAGGGGCTTTGTAGGGAAATTGATTCTCCTTGCAAAATTGTCAACAATACAAGTCCCAACAATTCTTCTGGTTCTTCCAAAAAACGTGGTAGAAGCAATGTCCTTGGCATTACAATCAGTATAGGGATTGGGCTTGCACTGCTTCTTGCAATTATTCTGCTAAGGTTGTCAAAGAGGAATGATGATAAGTCTATGGATAACTTTGATGAGGAACTCAATAGCAGGCCACACAGGTCATCCGAAGCACTTGTTTCCTCAAAGTTGGTGCTTTTTCAGAATTCAGATTGCAAGGATCTTACAGTTGCAGATTTGTTAAAATCCACAAACAATTTCAACCAGGCAAATATTATTGGTTGTGGTGGGTTTGGTCTTGTCTACAAGGCATATCTTCCAAATGGCACAAAAGCAGCAATCAAGAGACTTTCAGGGGACTGTGGCCAGATGGAACGTGAATTCCAAGCTGAAGTAGAAGCCCTCTCAAGAGCTCAACACAAGAACCTTGTTTCTCTGAAAGGTTATTGTCGGCATGGCAATGAAAGATTGCTAATATACTCATACTTGGAGAATGGAAGCTTGGATTATTGGCTACATGAGTGTGTCGATGAAAGTTCAGCTCTCAAATGGGATTCTAGACTCAAGATTGCACAAGGCGCTGCTCGTGGATTAGCTTACTTGCATAAGGGGTGTGAACCATTCATAGTGCATCGAGATGTTAAATCTAGCAACATACTTTTGGATGACAAGTTTGAAGCTCATTTGGCTGATTTTGGTCTCTCGAGGCTACTTCAACCATATGACACTCATGTCACAACAGACTTGGTAGGAACTTTAGGATACATTCCTCCAGAATATAGTCAGACACTGACAGCAACCTTTAGGGGTGATGTTTATAGTTTTGGCGTTGTTCTTCTTGAGCTTCTTACTGGTAGAAGGCCTGTGGAAGTCATCAAGGGGAAAAACTGCAGGAATCTGATGTCTTGGGTGTATCAGATGAAATCCGAGAATAAGGAGCAGGAAATTTTTGATCCAGCAATTTGGCATAAGGATCATGAGAAACAGCTATTGGAGGTGCTTGCCATTGCTTGTAAATGCCTAAACCAAGATCCTAGGCAGAGACCTTCTATTGAAGTAGTTGTTTCATGGCTTGATAGTGTAAGATTTGCTGGTTCTCAACAGTGA